One Synechocystis sp. PCC 7509 genomic window, TACGGCTTTAGAAACAGCAGAGCAAATAATAGTGCCAGATTCGTTATTTGCCGAATTAGGCAACGTAGTATGGCAGTGGATTCAGTTTCGGCAATTACCGATTGAAACGGGGCTAGAGGTGCTAAAAGATTCCGAGGCTTTGATAGATAAGGTTATCCCTAGCGCTTATATTCGAGAGGTTGCTTTAGAGTTAGCAGTCCGGGCAAGCCATCCATTTTATGATGCGCTATTTATAGCAGCCGCAATTAGGGAGCAGGTTCAAGTTATAACGTTCGACCGTAAACTGGCAGAGAAGTTTCCAGATTTAGTCCATCTCCTGGAATAATTGGTGGGAATCTTCCTACTTCAAATTGATAATCCAGCCTGCCGAGTGCTAGAAGCTTGACCACGCGCTAACTCTTGTCGTTCTACCTTGGCAATGCTACTTAGCCGCTCTTGCAATTGAGGCGACTGTAAGCCCTTGGCAAGATTCCGCATCTCAACTGTTTGAGGTGATTTATCCCACAAAGAGTAAGCCCTTTCTTGCTTATTCCATTGCCCGAATTGATTTTCTCTTTGCTGCAAATGGGCGATCGCATTCTCTAACTTATTTGCCGTCTGTTCAACCTGGGCAACAGCTAAATCGTACTTGCCATTCCAACTGCGGAAAGGACTTTTCTGCATAGCTTCAACAGTAGCTAACTGTTCGGCTTGCTGATGACCCAAAGCGTTGATATGTTCGGTAAGGCGGCTCACTTCAAGTTCAACTTTTTGTCTGTCAGCTAGGGCTGGAGGGGTCGGAGCGATTATAATATCGGGTCGCTACAGTTAGTGAGACTCCCGAAACCACCGTTGCAAAATCCCCTAGAACTACAGAGCCATCCCCTAGAACTGAGAAAATTGTCCCGAACTCTACAGATTTATCCCCTAGAACTGTACCTGTAGAAGCGATCGCCCAAGTAACTCAAAACTCTAAACCATCCCCTAGAACTAAAGAACCATCCCCACTAAAATCACCGCTAAAGCCGCCGGACAAAGTAGTTCAGAATACCACCAATAGTCCTGGAAAGGGATTTGTACCTACATGGGAAGTCTTAAGCGTGCATGATGGCGATACAATCCGCGTGAGACAAGGACAACTGGTAGAGCGGGTTCGTTTTGCTTGCATCGATGCGCCGGAGTTGGCGCAGCCGTTGGGGAAGGAATCACGCGATTATCTTAAGAGTCTGATAGCTCAAAATGGAAATCGCGTCACACTGAAAATTGTAGATACCGACCGCTACCGTAGAAAGATTGCTGAGGTTTTTTCTGGTGGTAAGTTCTTACAGGCTGAACAGGTCAAAGGCGGAATGGCGTGTGTTTACGAGCAATACCTAAGCAACTGCCCGGATGCTGCGGCAGTGAAACAGGCGCAAAACTTCGCCCAATCTAGCAGAGTAGGGGTTTGGAGCGGGAACTATACTAAGCCTTGGGATTATAGAAAGATGAATCGATAGTATTTCTACCAATTTATATTAATAACTTTCCCTGCTCGAAGCAGTTTTACAACAAGCACTAAATTAACAATTATTTTGTTTGTTGAAGTTTGAATTAGAGAGAGTTTTTAGTCTCTATATAAGGAGCAAATCGGGCGTAGGATAAGATATCAGGATTTGGTCTGAGGAAGTCTAAAGTGAAAACAATTTTTGTAAGTTTAGCCTTATTTACTGGCAGCATAGGTACTTTTGCTATCTTAGGTGGATTGGCATCTAAAAATTTTTCTCCTGCGATCGCCCAACCTACAGTAGTAAACTGCCAAAACAAAAGCAAACTCTTTGTCATTGGAGGACGCACTGTGTATAAATGGCTAGGATATCCTGCTGTCTTTTACCAATCAGGGATGACTATAGATGCTGATGGAGCGCCTACCGCTTACCATCGTGACAACAATAAAGGTCTAGACTTTTTAGGTAATGCTGGAAACCCAGGAAACTGGTGGGCGCTAGTCACCGATACTGGGAAATCAAACGGTACACCTATCGTCCAAGGGTCTAGCGATCCTGCTCCTGGGTATTATGTATCTGGTACAGCGCTTGAAGATTCGACAAAGAAAAGAACCGATCCGCGTAGGTATGTTGATTCTAGTAATATCCCCTACATAGTTCTCCCTGGAAATTCATTGATCAAAGGTACAGGTGCTAAATTCTGACTTTTCCCGTTAAGTCTTGAAAGGTTTACTGGCAAGGGATTTAAGAAACAAGACAGCAAATACGGTACAGTAATTGAAATCGGGTGCTAAAGGTAACAAGCAATGCTGGACTGGTGGGAGAAAAATTTTGCAACCTTAGAACTGGGTGATCGCCGATTGAATGAGCGTGCAATGTCAATCGGGTATGTTCTAAGTCTTGGATTCGGCAAAGCACTGTCAGAAGTTTTCTGTAATGGAAAAGCACTCAAGAGAGCCTATGAGTTTTTGCCAACCCAAAAGTGGAATTTTCAAGTGTAGTTGAGCCGCACTGTCAAATGACGGCGGAAACTGTTGCAGAACACGATGTGGTGCTGTGCGTTGGAGATACGACTTTTCAAAGGTTATGGCAGTATTAAGGCGAAAACCGAAGGTTACGGGCCAATAGGTAAGGGAGGGAACGGTCTAATATTGCACAGTGCTTTGGCTATAGAACCGCAGAATGGCGAATCCTTGGGCTTGTTGTGGCAAAAACTTTGGAATCGGGAATCAAAGCCGATTCTACCAGTCCATGAAACCCCAACACAGAAGAAACAACGGCAAGCGCAAGCACGCATTGAAGCCCGAAACCGTCCGTTTGAACAAAAAGAATCTTACAAATGGGTGGAAGCTCTCAGCACTGTCGAAAGCCTTGTGAGCCATCACACACGAGTAATTCATGTGTTTGACCGCGAAGGCGACATTACAGAAGTTTTTGATAAAATTCGTCAACTTCAGCACACAGGAATTCTTGTTCGTGCGGCTCATAACCGCAGAATAGATTCTGATAGTGAACGCCTGTGGTCAAAGCTACAATCACAACCTAGCAGTTTTGAACAAGAAATTGAATTACCTCAGACTGGACAGCGTTCTGCCCGTAAAACCAAATTAGCTGTACGATTTTGTCCGCTAAATCTCCGTACTCCCTATCGTTTTGATAACCGTGACCCTCTACCCGTATATGCTGTTTATGCCACAGAAATTGATTGCCCAGAAGGTGAAACACTTATAGAATGGATGTTGCTTACTACAGAAGTCGTTGCAGATATCCAAACAGCTTCTACAATTTTACGCTGGTATACGTATCGTTGGCGTGTGGAAGAATACCATAAAATTTTTAAGTCAGGATGTCAGGTAGAAAAATATAGACTTGCTGCTGCTGGGATGAAAACTTTAATCGGTTTTTTGAGCGTAATTGCTGTTGAGCTTTTACGGTTGACTTACCTCCACCGCACTCAGCCCTTAGCCCTTGCAATGGAAATTCGCGCATCCCCTTGAACTCAAGATTTTAAAAGCTAAGTCTCCCAAACCACCCAAAGTTCTCACAGTTAGTTGGGCTGTTGAGGCTGTTGCACGTCTTGGTGGTTACTTAGAACATCGAAGCAAAACACCTATTGGTATTCAGGTATTGTGGCGAGGTTGGTTAAAATTACACGACCTTTGTGACGGTTGGCAGCTTGCAAAAGATACTTAACGGGAAAAGTCAGAACTATCAATAACTGAGGACTATTGCGACTCAATAACTTTTTGCAACACGACCAGCCCGCTCCTGGGCGTAACCCCAAAACAGGTGAAGCAATGACAATTTCAGCTACGCGCGTTCCGGACTTTTCTGCTCTTAAGTCTTTCAAGGACAAGGTTGCTCCAAGCGAGTAATTTTTAGGCATGAGCATGAATAGAGATAGAAAGATTGTTCACGTCGATCTCGATGCTTTTTATGCCTCGGTCGAGCAACGAGACAACCCTTGTTACCAAGGTAAACCCCTTGTGGTAGGTGGATTGCCCCAGGAGCGCGGCGTAGTAGTTGCTGCCAGCTACGGGGCTAGGAAGTTCGGTATCCATTCCGCCATGCCCTCTTATCTTGCCCTGCAAAAATGTCCTACTCTGGTCTTCGCCCCACCTCGCTTTGAGGTCTACCGCAGCATTAGTACCCAAATTCACGCTATCTTCAAGCGCTACACCGACTTAGTAGAACCTGTAGCCCTCGATGAAGCTTATCTTGATGTCACCCAAAATAAGCTGGGACTGCCTTACGCTACGAACATTGCCAAACAAATCAAAGCAGCTATCCTATCAGAAACTAACCTAACGGCAAGTGCCGGAGTTTCTGGAACCTATCCCAGTAATAAAATTCTGTTAATCCAAATGTGAATTGTTGCAAGGGAAATAAAAGCATTAAAGCAGGCAGAAATTCTTTCCCATCGAACAACAAGTCTACGGTATTTCCGTTGAAACCATGCAAAGCAGCGCTCTTGTTGAAAACGAGGGACTGACATTTTTATGGGTCTACCTCGATTTCTTTTAGTTTTCCAGGCTCGCTTCGGCAACTGCGGTCTAATACCACGTTTGCGTAAAGCCGCACGCAAATCTTTGGAGTCATAGCCTTTGTCCCCAGCCAGCACTTTGACCCGTTTACGGGGTCTGCCAGGAGAATTAGTTTTGACAGTAACGCTATTCAATAGCGGCATCACTTGTTCTCTTTCACTACCATTAGCTGCGGTCGTGCAATTAGCCAGAGGCATACCATTACCGTCGGTCAAAGTATGAATTAAAATTCCTTTGCCCTTATAGCCATAAGCAACGTCCTCACCTCCTCCTTTCCCAGGGGGAAAAAGAGCCATCGACCGCACCATGACTCCAGTTAATTAATCCTTTTTCCGAGGCGATGCCTAATATCCTTGCTTGTAGTCGCTCTAGCGTTCCATCTGCTTGCCAGCTTTTTAGCCATCGGTGGGCTGAACTTTTTGATGCCCAAACTTCTCCCTTCGGTACATCGCACCAACGGCAGCCCGTAATCAATTGCCTTCATTAAGGTGTTGATTACATGACGGAAAGGCGCATGGGGCATTCCCCGTCCCCGTTTTTCTCCTTTCTCGCCGATCACATCCTCAAACAACTTCCATTCTAGATCGCTTAATCCCTCAAATCTTCCCGCCATATTCTGTAGGACTTAATCACTCTGACAATTAGATTATCACCTTTTGACCTTAGTGGGATAGATTCTGTAAACAAGTTCTTAGCAAAAATGGCATCGGGTATGAATAAGCCCAATGGACTAACGGTGATTCTACCCGAACACGCCGCAGATTTTGTCGCCGCTTTACCAATAGAGAAGTTTCACGGCATTGGACAAGTCACCGCTACCAAGATGCACAATTTGGGCATCTATACTGGGGCAGACCTAAAGCAATACGCTGAAGCTGATTTAGTCCGCATCTTCGGTAAGGTAGGACATTTCTATTACCTCATTGCCAGAGCCGAGGATAACCGGATAGTCGAGCCTAACCGCCTTCGCAAATCAATTGGTGCAGAAACTTCATTTACTAAAGACTTAGACGACCCACAAGTAATACTGCTCGAACTAGAAACTATTGCTGTAACTATCCAGCATCGCTTAGAGAGTTACCAAGTTCTGGGACGTACTATTACATTAAAAGTTAAGTTTGCCCACTATGAGCGAATCACGCGCAGTAAAACTGTAACTGCTGCTGTTGGTAAGGCAGAAGCAATTAGCCAAGTAGCTAAGGAACTGTTAGTAGCGGTTTCTCTAGAGGGACGCAGCGTTCGGCTATTAGGTATTTCCCTATCCAATCTCGACTGCGCCACTGAATCAAAACCAGTTCAATTGTGTTTATTTGAATAAACTGCTAAGGCTTCTAGCTCAACTAACAGCACTGACAACAGGTGTCGCTTCCTTTGATTCCTTTGGCTTTTTCTCGAAGGTCTGCACATTCGGCTCCTTGAGTACAAAACCCGAATCTGTCTTGTCCCCCATTTGTCCAGCGATCTCACTTGCCCACATTGGATAGTTTTCTTGTGCTTGTTCAAGCTTTTTGAATACTTTGGGCTTGAGGCTGACACTAACTATCTGTTCGCCTGTATCGATATCAAACTGCTTGAGGCCATTTTCTCCCGTCTGGACATCTGTGGGAAACTCATTAATTTTGATCGTTAACTCTAGCTTTCCTGATGTAGGCATTGCGAATAGTGGGTTTGTTATGGCTAGGAACCAAGGTATATTTTCTTCCCCGCCTTAGTAGAGATAGGACTGTGTATACGCCACTAAAGTTAGGGTAGTTGTAGTTGCTAATTATCACTAGAATTTTACCTCTCTATTGCTAGATGTTCTTTCTATGCTCAAGCAATAAATTAGTTAAGGTGAACCCAAGTATGAACTCCTGACTATCACCTATTGTGATGCAATGGCTATATCTATGAATACTTTAGAAAGCATCATTATTGGTCTGACTTTAAGTAGTGCCTGTGGCTTCCGCATTTTTGTCCCGCCATTGGTTATCAGCCTTGCCGTAATTTTTGGGCATTTACCAATTACATCGGGGTTTGAGTGGGTCGGTACTTACTCGGCGCTGTGGGCATTTGCGATCGCTACCATTGTAGAAATTGGCGCTTACTACGTTCCTGTGCTAGATAACTTACTTGACACGCTTGCTACACCGACAGCATTGGCTGTCGGCACTTTCGTCGCTGCTGCTGTATTTCCCGATAGCGACCCCCTGTTGCAATGGACTACGGCAGCAATTGCTGGTGGGGGTACTGCCGGAATACTCCAAGCCGTAACCGGAATTACTCGTTTATCTTCCACAGCTTTGACTATCGGACTAGGAAATGCTTTTGTGGCAACTGTTGAATCCATTGGTGCAATTACTTTATCAGTATTAGCCCTGGTAGCGCCTCTAATAGCAGTCAGCTTGGTGGCAATCTTGTTGTTATTTAGCTTAAATAAGGTTGTCCAAAGTAGAGTTACGCGCAAGCATTGATGACTAAAAATATTTTCTCCTCGGCGCTGGAGTTAATTAGGGCAATTGAATAATTAAAGGCAATTTGCACGATCATTAGTTGTTAGTAAGTTTTAGAAATGCTAATAGTTAATCAGTTACTTCTTCAAGGGAACCATATATGGACGCTGTTCAAATGTTTGCTTTAGAAACCTTCTTAGAACGCAATTACTTTAGTCCTGATGAGGAAGGCATAATTGCCAGCATCGGGTGTGCATCTTTTTCAACTTATCTAACTAACTCTGATGAGGAAACCTACTGCTTCTCTTTATACTTGGGCGATTTAATTGGTTATGAATTTTCTCTGATAGACGAAGACTATACTTGGACTGAAGATGGTTTGGAAGATAGAATCACCAAGGTTAATTCTCTTAAGCAGCTTTTTGAGGATTTTGCGGGGCTAACTGTAGATATGACCCTTGATGAAAGAGAAAGCACTGAAGAAGAATCCGAGGATGCGGACGAGTAATTAGTTGTAGCGACCCACAATACTAAACGCTCCAGACCACAATAATCACTGTTTTGAGACCAGATTAACTGCAACTATAACTGCACTTGAGACCGAATTAAATCCAACTAAGACCAAATTATTTGCAACCAGACCACAATACTAAATTTGAAACCAGATTAACTGCAACTATAAATTTAGTGGCGGAAATTAATACCCCGCCTCAAATCGGCAAACCAGCCATCAGCATTTGGTCGGTTAGCTCCTTGGTTCGTGTGGGGTCGAGTTGACCCCGAAACAGCAGCTTAATTTCTGCTGGTTTCGCATGAAACTGGTCAGCCAAATCCCGCAGAGCATAACCATGCCTGGTCAGCCTTGGCTCCAATTCATCAATTTGCTTCGATAGCACTGACTCCACAATCGCTTCAGTAACGGGCTTTTCTCCAGCTTGATAAGCAGCTTCCATTGCTAGGATCAAATGCTGTTGAATTTGTAATGGAGTGCGTAATCTAGAGCTTAGTAATTCAATGGCTTCCACCGTTAATACATCAGAATGCTGAGTTTCTTCCTTTACACACTGAGCAATTAACCAAGTGATATATTCTCGTTGACTGCCCACCATTCCTTCTAAAGTAAAAACCAAGGAGCGATAGCCAATTTCCTCCATAGTAGGGCGACGCAGATCGTTCTTTAATTTGGGATGTCCTGCAAGGATTACGGTCAGTGTTCCATCCCCATCGGAAATCACTTCAATTAAACGCTTCAATCCCGTTAGTGTTGAGGGGTGTAAGTCATGAGCCTCATCCACAAATAGCACCACAGGCTTTTTGCCTTTTTTAATCAAATCGCGCAAATCCCGTTCGCGCTTTTCTCCTAGAGCAGGAATTTTAATTTCCTTGTCATCTGCACTTAGATCGTAAAACAACGCCGCAATTAAAGTGGCTAAGGTAGCACGGTTCTTATCGACCGATAGCGACTTAGAGACTAAAATCTTATTCTCTTTGGCTAGCAAAGCAAATAGACGGCGTAAAGTTGTAGTTTTACCACAGCCAACTATCCCCGTTAAAGCTACTAATGAGCCAGAAGCCGCTGCAGCTTTGAGATCGATAAATAGCTGTTTTTGCCCGACGGTTTCATAGTAACCCGCCTGTCGGAACTCTTTGGTTAAACCAAAATGTGTCATGACTTCAGTCAGCATTCGCTTCACCTCGGCTTTGTAACTGAAAATACGCTCGCACTCGCTCCAGCAGCACCTTTTTAGTCAACGTTTCTTCAACCAAGGCTGATAAAAATTCTCGTTGCTCCACCGAGAGTTTTGCTAATGGTTGACCTAAGGGTTGTGTTGCAAAAAATGGTAGGCTGAAATAATTCCGCTAGAGAAAATCATTGTACCGGCCTCTAATGAATTCTAAATCCCCCTTCAAGTGGCGGCATTATCAGTCAGAAATCATCCTACGTTGTGTTCGGTGGTATCTAAGCTATCCGCTTTCCTATCGCCAAGTAACAGAGATGGTGAACGAGCGGGGATTAGATATACATCACAGCACCGTCTTCCGTTGGGTGCAAGAATATAGTCCAGAAATGGACAAACGAGTCAGACCGTATCTAAAGCTTACTAATGACTCATGGCGGGTAGATGAAACCTATATTTTGGTCAAAGGCAAGCAGAAGTATTTATACCGAGCAGTCGATTCGGCAGGGAACACCTTAGACTTCCTCCTCACAGCGAAGCGGGATGCGAAAGCGGCGAAACGGTTTTTGCGTAAGACATTGAAAGCAATTCACACTTNCGTACCAAGAGTCATCACTGTGGATAAGAACCCTGCTTATCCAAAAGCGATTAACGTACTCAAAGCTGCCAATAAGTTACCCGAAGTAGTGAAATTACGACAGATTAAATATCTCAATAATATTGTGGAGCAAGACCATCGGGGGATAAAACGATTAGTCAAACCAGGAATGGGATTTGGCTCCTTCAACACTGCAAGAAGAACCATTCGGGGATATGAAACTCTGAACATGGTTAGAAAAGGACAAGTTATTGGTGTTCCCAGGGGAGCCATCAAAGAGCGACTTGTCTTTATCTATCAAATCTTTGGGGTAGTTGCATAATTTCAACTCCTGCCACAGGGGTTTTCTGTCTTCACTAAGTTTTTGCAACACAACCCGATTGCCCTACTCAACCCACAATAATTCAACTTCAAACTACTCCCAACCACCTCAGCCGTAACCATCTGATTCGGTTCAATA contains:
- a CDS encoding thermonuclease family protein; protein product: MHDGDTIRVRQGQLVERVRFACIDAPELAQPLGKESRDYLKSLIAQNGNRVTLKIVDTDRYRRKIAEVFSGGKFLQAEQVKGGMACVYEQYLSNCPDAAAVKQAQNFAQSSRVGVWSGNYTKPWDYRKMNR
- a CDS encoding DUF4126 domain-containing protein, yielding MAISMNTLESIIIGLTLSSACGFRIFVPPLVISLAVIFGHLPITSGFEWVGTYSALWAFAIATIVEIGAYYVPVLDNLLDTLATPTALAVGTFVAAAVFPDSDPLLQWTTAAIAGGGTAGILQAVTGITRLSSTALTIGLGNAFVATVESIGAITLSVLALVAPLIAVSLVAILLLFSLNKVVQSRVTRKH
- a CDS encoding type II toxin-antitoxin system VapC family toxin, which translates into the protein MVIDTMVFAYALLRVEGQYNQAITALETAEQIIVPDSLFAELGNVVWQWIQFRQLPIETGLEVLKDSEALIDKVIPSAYIREVALELAVRASHPFYDALFIAAAIREQVQVITFDRKLAEKFPDLVHLLE
- a CDS encoding IS6 family transposase, with the translated sequence MNSKSPFKWRHYQSEIILRCVRWYLSYPLSYRQVTEMVNERGLDIHHSTVFRWVQEYSPEMDKRVRPYLKLTNDSWRVDETYILVKGKQKYLYRAVDSAGNTLDFLLTAKRDAKAAKRFLRKTLKAIHTXVPRVITVDKNPAYPKAINVLKAANKLPEVVKLRQIKYLNNIVEQDHRGIKRLVKPGMGFGSFNTARRTIRGYETLNMVRKGQVIGVPRGAIKERLVFIYQIFGVVA
- a CDS encoding transposase, encoding MALFPPGKGGGEDVAYGYKGKGILIHTLTDGNGMPLANCTTAANGSEREQVMPLLNSVTVKTNSPGRPRKRVKVLAGDKGYDSKDLRAALRKRGIRPQLPKRAWKTKRNRGRPIKMSVPRFQQERCFAWFQRKYRRLVVRWERISACFNAFISLATIHIWINRILLLG
- a CDS encoding ExeA family protein, producing MLTEVMTHFGLTKEFRQAGYYETVGQKQLFIDLKAAAASGSLVALTGIVGCGKTTTLRRLFALLAKENKILVSKSLSVDKNRATLATLIAALFYDLSADDKEIKIPALGEKRERDLRDLIKKGKKPVVLFVDEAHDLHPSTLTGLKRLIEVISDGDGTLTVILAGHPKLKNDLRRPTMEEIGYRSLVFTLEGMVGSQREYITWLIAQCVKEETQHSDVLTVEAIELLSSRLRTPLQIQQHLILAMEAAYQAGEKPVTEAIVESVLSKQIDELEPRLTRHGYALRDLADQFHAKPAEIKLLFRGQLDPTRTKELTDQMLMAGLPI